Within Bifidobacterium dentium JCM 1195 = DSM 20436, the genomic segment AGCAACGTCAAGCCGAACCCGCCGGTCGAATGCATTCAGGACGGCGTAGCCAAGTTCGCCGCATCCGGCGCCGACTTTCTGATCGGCCTGGGCGGTGGCTCCCCGCAGGACACCTGCAAGGGCATCGGCATCATCACCGCCAATCCGGAGTTCTCCGACGTGCTCTCGCTTGAGGGCGTAGCAGACACCAAGAACCCGTCCGTACCGATCTTCGGCGTGCCGACCACCGCCGGCACCGCGTCCGAAACCACCATCAACTATGTGGTCACCGACACGGCCAACAAGCGCAAGTTCGTGGCCGTCGACCCGCATGACATCCCGATCGTCGCCTTCGTGGACCCGGATCTGACCGATTCCATGCCGCGCGGACTCAAGGTCGCTACCGGCCTCGACGCCCTGACCCACGCCATCGAGGGATACATCACCCCGGGTGCGTGGAGCCTGTCCGACTGCCTGTCGATGCAGACCATCCGCATGATCGCCAAGAACCTCGCCAAGAGCGCCGACGGCGACATTCCGGCTGGCGAACAGATGGCCTACGCCTCCTATATCACCGGCATGGCCTATTCCAACGTCGGCCTTGGCCTGGTGCACGGCATGGCCCACCCGCTGGGTGGCCGCCTCGGCGTGGCACACGGCGTGGCCAACGGCATTCTGTTGGCTCCGGTCATGGAATACAACAAGGACTTCACCGGAGAGAAGTACCGTGACATCGCCGATGCGTTCGGAGTCGAAGACGCCTACACCGGCGATCTCGACAAGGTGCGCGAAGAGGCCGTGCAGGCCGTACACCAGCTCACCGTCGACCTGAAGAACCCGACCACCATCTCCGAGGTCGGCGCCACCGAGGCCGATCTGGACGCGCTCGCCAACGACGCCTTCCACGACGTGTGCACGCCGGGCAATCCGCGCCAGGCCACGCAGGAAGACATCCTCGCCATCTACAAGAGCCTGATGTGAGCCCGATCCTCACGATATGAGCCGATCATGGCACGAATCGTGAGGATTCGACGTCGATAATCAATCGTGGCGCGTATCCCATGAATCCACCTCGGAAAAAATTCGGGTGTGCCTTCACGGGATACGCGCCACGATTCCTTTGGACGGTCGGAATGCATGCATTCACGCCGGGATTGTGGGGCCGTAGGGGGATGACGGCTTACTCGTGCTTTTCGCTCCACTCCTCATCGGTGGGAGTGTCATCATATAGCTCGCGGCCCTCCTGCTCGGCCAACTCCATCTGCTCGTTGATCCATGCGGCCTCGGCCGGATTGATATCCGCCGTGTCAAGCACCTTCTGCCACACCGGATACAGCATATGCATCACCGGATAGAGCGCAGTGATGAGAATCTCCGGCTTATGCTTGCGCGAATGCTGCGGATGCGCATTGAACGTGTTCTTGAACCGGCGCATATAGTTCAGGAACGACGTGGGGGAGGTGTCCATGCGGCGCGCGCTGATGCCGGCGATCATGCGCGGGCAATACACCGTCTTCATATCCTTGCCAAGCAGATGCAACGAAATATCGATATCCTCATGCATCACATCGGACTTGTCACGGCACACCTCACCGGCAATCGCATGCCATGCGGACGCACGCAACGCCATATTCGAACCAAACAGCAACGGCTGACCATCATCGGCCTTGTAAATGCGCTTACGGGTGGAATTGTCACTGCGAAGCCCGAAATGACGACTCGGCATATCGTAGTACATCACCGGACCGGTGGCGCCCATGGCCTCCGGATCCTCGGTGAAGATGCCGGCGACCACCTCGACCCAATCCGGGCGGATCATGCAGTCGGCATCGAAACGGCCCAGCACATCACCCGTAGCATGGTTCAGGCCATAATCACGCGTGGGAATCAGCCCCTGCTCCTCATCCTGATGCAACAGGCGCACCGGAGCCTCGGGATGATCCTTCATGAACTGCTCGACCACGGCGACGGTCGAATCGGTGGAGCGGTTATCGACGACAATCACCTCATGCGGCATCACGGTCTGCCTAGTGGCGTTGAGCAGGCAATCGTTGATACGCTCCGCTTCATTCCATGCAGGGATGATAATTGAAACGTTCAGCATGCCTACAAGAATATGTGCCAGTCCGTACACGGTGCCTGTCGCTACAATAAGGAGCCATGAGCGAACGCGTACGGCACATGAATGAAACGACGGACGATACGATGGCTGCCGAAGACACCACGAATACGGCGACAACCATGGCGGATGACGGGCAACGCTGGGATCTGGGCACCCTGTTCCCTGCGAAGGGCGATTCCAGAAGACCACCGGAATGGCTAGGACGCGCCCTGCTGTACATCGCCATCGCCATCGTAGTGTTCAGCTTCTGCTGGCGCTCCTGGGGGCAGATCGCGTATCTGGTCATGGACATCGTGGTATCGCTGTTCCTTGCGCTCGCAGTGGAACCGGTGGTGGTGCCGCTGGTCAAGCATGGCTGGAAACGCGCCTTCGCGTCGCTGTTCGCGCTGGTGCTGCTGGCGGTGATCCTATGTACGCTGTTCGGTCTGTTCGGCAACATGTTCGTGCAGCAGGTGATCGCCATGATCAACGGCCTGCCCGACCTGTACAAGCAGATCTGCGACTTCGTAAGTCAGTACACGAATTTCGAACTGCCGGAGATCAACAGCCTCGGCAGCGAAATCCTCAAGAACATACAGACCTCCTGGGTCACCGATTTCGCCGGCACGGCCCTGAGCACGGTATCCGGCCTGTTCTCCTTCCTGCTGAACCTCATGACCATCGTGATGACCACGTACTACATCTCCGCAGCAGGCCCGAAACTGCGTCGCGCCGCCTGCCAGTGGATGGCGCCGGCCGCACAGCGCCGCTTCCTGTTCGTCTGGACCGTCAGCCAGGGGCAGATTTCATCCTTCCTGTTTTCCCGCGCGATTCTCGCATTGCTCAACGCCACCTTCACCGCCATCTGCCTTGAGGTCCTGCATGTGCCGTATTGGCTGCCGTTGGCGCTGTTCTGCGGCGTCACCTCGCAGTTCATCCCGATGCTCGGCACCTATATCGGCGGTGCGCTGCCGGTGCTGTTCGCATGGGGCAACCGTGGCATCTGGTACGGCATCGCCGTACTCGCATTCATCTGCGTCTACCAGCAGATCGAAAACCTGATCTTCGCGCCGAAGATCTCGCAACGTACCATGAACATCAACGATGCCGTCGCCTTCCTCGCCGTGCTCGCCTTCGGTTCGCTGTTCGGCGCGCTCGGTGCATTCCTGGCGCTACCGGTCACCGCTTCCATCCAGACCATCTTCCGTACCTACACCAAACGGTACGATCTGGTCGATTCCCCGCTGATGAACGATCCGGTTCCGGAAAAGAAGTCGAAGGTGGTGGAAGGCGCCGAGGCGATCAGCGAGCGTGTGCTGCATCACATACCGCGTGCCGTGCAGGGTTCCACCGCACATGTGCCGATTTCGGACGAGGTGCGTCAGCTGCAGGAACAGGCGTACAATATCAGCCCGTCAGATGGTTCGGATGAGGCTGACGATTCACAGACGGTCGCCATCCCGAAGAACGCGCTTTCCGCCCAAGGCGGCAGGCCGTTGAAGGGAACGGCCGACGCGGACGACGCATCCGACGACAATCCGAGAAGTAGGTGGCGCTAAATGGTACTGCTGAGCGTACTGGACATAATCCTGATCGTCGTCGGCGGCGCGGGCATGGTCTATCAGGCGGTGTGCATTCTCATCTCCCTGTTCACCAAGCCGGTCAGGTTCCCCGAAGCTCCGATGGACAAGCGGTATGCCGTGCTGATCTCCGCACGCAATGAGGAGAACGTCATCGGCAATCTCATCACCTGCATCCAGACGCAGACCTATCCGAAGGAGCTCATCGATATTTGGCTGGTGGCCGACAACTGCACCGATGCCACCGCCGAAGTGGCGCGCGGCATGGGCTGCCATGTGATCGAACGGTTCGACCAGCGGCTCATCGGCAAAGGGTACGCGCTGACCTACCTGCTCGACCGGATGAACGAATCCGGTGCTTCCGACCCGTATGACGCCTTCTTCGTATTCGATGCCGACAACAAGCTTGACCGGAACTACTTCGAAGAGATGAACAAGGCGTTCCAGTCCGGCTTCAAGATCCTGACCAGCTACCGTAATTCCGTGAACCTGTCCGACAATTGGGTGTCTTCGGGTTCCGCATTGTGGTTCATCCGTGAATCACGATTCCTGAGCGCCTCGCGCATGTGGCTCGGCAACAGCTGCCACGTCGGCGGCACCGGCTTCATGTTCTCGCAGGAGATCATGCGCCGCAATAACGGGTGGAAGTTCCATCTGCTGACCGAAGACCTTGAATTCACCATGGACTCCGTGTTGCACGGCGATCGCATCGGCTATTGCGGCACCGCGATCCTGTACGACGAGCAGCCCGTCACCTTCTCGCAAAGCTGGCGTCAGCGCCTGCGGTGGAGCAAGGGATTCCTGCAGGTGTTCCGCTACTATGGCCCGGCCCTGATCAAGCGGGCGATTCGCGAACGTGATTTTTCCGCCGTTGATTTCACGCTGCTGCTGTGCCCGTTCACCGTGCTCGGCATAGCCCGTATTCTGCTCGGCCTGCTGTTCGCGCTATGCGGATTCGTGACCTGGCAGAGTCAGCTCAACTCGCTTACCGGATGGACTTCCGGCATTGTGATGTCGGTGGTCGGCATGATGGGATTGGCGGCGTTGACCATCATCGTGGAACGCGATCATGTGGGAGCCACCAACAAGGAACTGTTCGCCTATGTGCTGAGCTTCCCGATCTACATGTTCAGCTATGTGCCGATCTCGTTCCAGGCGGTGTTCTCCAAGGCCGA encodes:
- a CDS encoding AI-2E family transporter, giving the protein MSERVRHMNETTDDTMAAEDTTNTATTMADDGQRWDLGTLFPAKGDSRRPPEWLGRALLYIAIAIVVFSFCWRSWGQIAYLVMDIVVSLFLALAVEPVVVPLVKHGWKRAFASLFALVLLAVILCTLFGLFGNMFVQQVIAMINGLPDLYKQICDFVSQYTNFELPEINSLGSEILKNIQTSWVTDFAGTALSTVSGLFSFLLNLMTIVMTTYYISAAGPKLRRAACQWMAPAAQRRFLFVWTVSQGQISSFLFSRAILALLNATFTAICLEVLHVPYWLPLALFCGVTSQFIPMLGTYIGGALPVLFAWGNRGIWYGIAVLAFICVYQQIENLIFAPKISQRTMNINDAVAFLAVLAFGSLFGALGAFLALPVTASIQTIFRTYTKRYDLVDSPLMNDPVPEKKSKVVEGAEAISERVLHHIPRAVQGSTAHVPISDEVRQLQEQAYNISPSDGSDEADDSQTVAIPKNALSAQGGRPLKGTADADDASDDNPRSRWR
- the fucO gene encoding lactaldehyde reductase — protein: MVYRMIFNQTAYFGRGAIKEIPGVAKSHGFTKAFIVTDPVLLETGTAKKVTDVLDEAGMPYEVFSNVKPNPPVECIQDGVAKFAASGADFLIGLGGGSPQDTCKGIGIITANPEFSDVLSLEGVADTKNPSVPIFGVPTTAGTASETTINYVVTDTANKRKFVAVDPHDIPIVAFVDPDLTDSMPRGLKVATGLDALTHAIEGYITPGAWSLSDCLSMQTIRMIAKNLAKSADGDIPAGEQMAYASYITGMAYSNVGLGLVHGMAHPLGGRLGVAHGVANGILLAPVMEYNKDFTGEKYRDIADAFGVEDAYTGDLDKVREEAVQAVHQLTVDLKNPTTISEVGATEADLDALANDAFHDVCTPGNPRQATQEDILAIYKSLM
- a CDS encoding glycosyltransferase family 2 protein, with protein sequence MVLLSVLDIILIVVGGAGMVYQAVCILISLFTKPVRFPEAPMDKRYAVLISARNEENVIGNLITCIQTQTYPKELIDIWLVADNCTDATAEVARGMGCHVIERFDQRLIGKGYALTYLLDRMNESGASDPYDAFFVFDADNKLDRNYFEEMNKAFQSGFKILTSYRNSVNLSDNWVSSGSALWFIRESRFLSASRMWLGNSCHVGGTGFMFSQEIMRRNNGWKFHLLTEDLEFTMDSVLHGDRIGYCGTAILYDEQPVTFSQSWRQRLRWSKGFLQVFRYYGPALIKRAIRERDFSAVDFTLLLCPFTVLGIARILLGLLFALCGFVTWQSQLNSLTGWTSGIVMSVVGMMGLAALTIIVERDHVGATNKELFAYVLSFPIYMFSYVPISFQAVFSKAEWKPIEHKG
- a CDS encoding glycosyltransferase; this encodes MLNVSIIIPAWNEAERINDCLLNATRQTVMPHEVIVVDNRSTDSTVAVVEQFMKDHPEAPVRLLHQDEEQGLIPTRDYGLNHATGDVLGRFDADCMIRPDWVEVVAGIFTEDPEAMGATGPVMYYDMPSRHFGLRSDNSTRKRIYKADDGQPLLFGSNMALRASAWHAIAGEVCRDKSDVMHEDIDISLHLLGKDMKTVYCPRMIAGISARRMDTSPTSFLNYMRRFKNTFNAHPQHSRKHKPEILITALYPVMHMLYPVWQKVLDTADINPAEAAWINEQMELAEQEGRELYDDTPTDEEWSEKHE